The proteins below are encoded in one region of Ochotona princeps isolate mOchPri1 chromosome 24, mOchPri1.hap1, whole genome shotgun sequence:
- the LOC101533929 gene encoding phosphatidylinositol N-acetylglucosaminyltransferase subunit Q isoform X3: MGLVSRGAAKSGLGPGSAAVRPGSHRLPSMVLKIFFPTCCVSADSGLLLGRWVPEQSSAVILAIAHFPFIPAQVKELLAQVQQASRVGLAVLGTWCHPRQEPPKSLGCFLEGLSAIFTHEPWLWLGREQAGKAWRCKASHWSAAMDEDQVLLVFYDQRQVLLSQLHPPAVLPDRQAGDAMPSVQGLAVVFDTVARSELLFHCDRFAEGPVRLSHWQSEGVEASILVELLRQASGPVCLLLSCLLSLIASFSTCRASRLWPVSFLTSKLSTCEQLRHRLQHLTFVCSTHKAEDPTQRMRKADMLVSMLLDVALGLTLLSWLHKENRIGQLAEALVPAADHVAEELQHLLQWLMGAPAGLKMNRALDQVLGRFFLYHIHLWISYIHLMSPFIERILWHVGLSACLGLTVALSILSDLIALLTFHIYCFYVYGARLYHLKICGLSSLWRLFRGKKWNVLRQRVDSCSYDLDQLFIGTLLFTILLFLLPTTALYYLVFTLLRLLVIAVQGLIHLLVDLINSLPFYSLGLRLCRPYRLAVGVKFRVLEPVASRPLRLLMQTNPLPYSHVVRIYGLPSCGCHPTHSWGTLCRKLFLGELIYPWRQRGDQQD, encoded by the exons GTTGCCCAGCATGGTCCTGAAGATCTTCTTCCCCACGTGCTGTGTCTCGGCTGACAGTGGCCTGCTGCTCGGGCGCTGGGTCCCTGAGCAGAGCAGTGCTGTCATCCTGGCCATCGCACACTTCCCCTTCATCCCTGCCCAGGTCAAAGAGCTACTGGCCCAGGTGCAGCAGGCCAGTCGGGTgggcctggctgtgctgggcaCCTGGTGCCACCCCCGGCAGGAGCCCCCCAAGAGCCTGGGCTGCTTCCTTGAGGGGCTCAGTGCCATCTTTACCCACGAGCCCTGGTTGTGGCTGGGTCGGGAGCAGGCCGGCAAGGCCTGGCGCTGCAAGGCTTCCCACTGGTCAGCGGCCATGGATGAGGACCAAGTTCTGCTGGTCTTCTATGACCAGCGCCAGGTGCTGCTGTCTCAGCTGCACCCACCAGCTGTGCTGCCGGACCGCCAGGCGGGGGATGCCATGCCCAGCGTCCAGGGCCTGGCCGTTGTCTTCGACACAGTGGCGCGCAGCGAGCTGCTCTTCCACTGTGACCGCTTCGCTGAAGGCCCTGTGCGGCTGAGCCATTGGCAGTCAGAGGGCGTCGAGGCCAGCATCCTGGTGGAACTGCTGCGGCAGGCCTCGGGTCCTGTGTGCCTGCTGCTGTCTTGCCTGCTGTCCCTGATAGCGTCCTTCAGCACCTGTCG GGCATCCCGGCTGTGGCCCGTGTCCTTCCTCACGAGCAAGCTCTCCACGTGTGAGCAGCTACGACACCGGCTGCAGCACCTCACGTTTGTGTGCAGCACCCACAAGGCTGAGGACCCCACCCAGCGGATGAG GAAGGCTGACATGCTGGTCTCCATGCTGCTGGATGTGGCCCTTGGCCTCACCCTGCTGTCCTGGCTCCACAAGGAGAACCGCATCGGGCAACTGGCTGAGGCGCTCGTCCCTGCGGCCGAC CATGTGGCTGAGGAGCTGCAGCACTTGCTGCAGTGGCTCATGGGTGCGCCTGCAGGGCTCAAGATGAATCGTGCACTGGACCAGGTGCTGGGTCGCTTTTTCCTGTACCACATCCACCTGTGGATCA GCTACATCCACCTCATGTCGCCTTTCATCGAGCGCATCCTGTGGCACGTAGGCCTCTCAGCCTGCCTGGGGCTCACGGTAGCTCTGTCCATCCTGTCGGACCTCATTGCCCTGCTCACCTTCCACATCTACTGCTTCTACGTCTATGGGGCCAG ACTGTACCACCTCAAGATCTGTGGCCTGTCTTCCCTCTGGCGCCTCTTCCGCGGGAAGAAGTGGAATGTTCTGCGGCAGCGCGTCGACTCCTGCTCCTACGACCTTGACCAG CTGTTCATTGGGACTTTGCTCTTCaccatcctcctcttcctgctgcccaCCACGGCCCTGTACTACCTCGTGTTCACCCTG CTCCGGCTCCTGGTGATTGCTGTGCAGGGCCTTATCCATCTGCTGGTGGACCTCATCAACTCCCTGCCATTCTACTCGCTGGGCCTGAGACTGTGCCGGCCCTACAGGCTGGCAG TTGGTGTGAAGTTCCGTGTCCTGGAGCCTGTGGCCAGCAGGCCCCTCCGCCTCCTGATGCAG ACCAACCCGCTGCCCTACAGCCACGTGGTGCGCATCTACGgcctgcccagctgtggctgccacCCCACGCACTCCTGGGGCACGCTGTGCCGCAAGCTGTTCTTAGGGGAGCTCATCTACCCCTGGAGACAGAGAGGGGACCAGCAGGACTGA